The following are encoded together in the Arcobacter aquimarinus genome:
- a CDS encoding NAD(P)H-dependent glycerol-3-phosphate dehydrogenase encodes MKEKSIAVIGAGKWGLSLHFALSQRQKCLITSRTKRDIKNFVDLQTALDCDYLVIAIPAQEIRSWLKENFVFKGQKILVASKGIEASSGQFLNEIYADFVPDENIGFISGPSFAAEVIKGLPCALVINSISKKLYVEFEVCFPDFIKTYYSSDVIGAEVAGAYKNVLAIASGICEGLNLGKNAQASLIARGLVEMQRFGKHFGADESSFLGLSGAGDLFLTASSTMSRNFRVGLGLANDKNLDEILKELGEVAEGVKTSIAIKELSKKHNIYTPIANEVYHIINGKNPKDSLRDLLKN; translated from the coding sequence ATGAAGGAAAAATCTATTGCAGTGATTGGTGCAGGAAAATGGGGATTATCTCTTCATTTTGCACTAAGCCAAAGACAAAAATGTTTAATAACATCAAGAACAAAAAGAGATATTAAAAATTTTGTTGATTTACAAACTGCTTTAGATTGTGACTATTTAGTAATAGCAATTCCTGCTCAAGAAATAAGAAGTTGGCTAAAAGAAAACTTCGTATTTAAAGGGCAAAAAATACTTGTAGCTTCAAAAGGAATTGAAGCATCAAGTGGACAATTTTTAAATGAAATTTATGCTGATTTTGTGCCAGATGAAAATATAGGTTTTATCTCTGGACCATCATTTGCAGCTGAAGTTATCAAAGGTCTTCCATGTGCTTTAGTGATAAATAGTATTTCAAAAAAACTTTATGTAGAGTTTGAAGTTTGTTTTCCAGATTTTATAAAAACCTACTATAGTTCTGATGTAATAGGTGCTGAAGTTGCAGGAGCTTATAAAAATGTACTTGCAATTGCTAGTGGAATTTGTGAAGGATTAAATCTTGGGAAAAATGCTCAAGCTTCACTAATTGCAAGAGGTTTAGTAGAAATGCAAAGATTCGGTAAACATTTTGGAGCAGATGAATCATCTTTTTTAGGATTAAGTGGTGCAGGAGATTTATTTTTAACAGCTAGTTCAACTATGAGTAGAAATTTTAGAGTTGGTTTAGGTCTTGCAAATGATAAAAATCTTGATGAAATTTTAAAAGAATTAGGAGAAGTTGCAGAGGGTGTAAAAACATCTATAGCAATAAAAGAACTATCAAAAAAACACAATATCTATACTCCAATAGCAAATGAAGTTT